The following are from one region of the Gammaproteobacteria bacterium genome:
- a CDS encoding sulfite exporter TauE/SafE family protein — MKIRNLDLTRNPVNEEHQQLGLPPVEDTVSHLEAHPFLRAAVWFAVIVLVLLIAFLIARFFLAQDWGASWQIINDTLDSRIFWSAVAVGFLAQVVDGALGMAYGVTATTFLLASGASPAAASASVHIAEIFTTGVSGVAHAKFGNVNKQLFTRLLVPGVLGGILGALLVTHVNSAMFKPFISAYLVLLGAYILSKAFRQLSIRKEAPEHVGKLACFGGFMDAAGGGGWGPIVTTTLVGTGTDPRTTIGSVNFAEFFLTLASAATFALLMETDNWPLIIGLVFGGLFAAPFAAYLCKKFHARTLLVMVGVLIITISLFNLYKALIAL, encoded by the coding sequence ATGAAAATCCGCAACCTTGATCTGACACGTAATCCGGTCAATGAAGAACATCAGCAATTAGGATTGCCCCCCGTTGAAGATACTGTTTCCCATCTGGAGGCGCATCCTTTTTTACGGGCTGCCGTATGGTTCGCCGTCATTGTATTGGTTTTGCTGATCGCATTTCTTATCGCGCGCTTTTTTCTCGCGCAAGACTGGGGTGCCAGCTGGCAGATCATCAACGATACGCTCGATAGCCGGATTTTTTGGAGTGCCGTTGCCGTCGGTTTTCTTGCACAAGTGGTCGATGGCGCTTTAGGCATGGCTTACGGCGTCACTGCCACGACTTTTTTATTGGCATCTGGCGCGAGTCCGGCCGCTGCCAGCGCCAGCGTGCATATTGCGGAGATTTTTACCACCGGCGTATCGGGGGTGGCGCATGCCAAATTCGGTAACGTCAATAAACAATTGTTTACCCGTTTGCTGGTACCCGGCGTTCTAGGCGGCATTCTGGGAGCGTTATTGGTTACACATGTCAATAGCGCCATGTTCAAACCGTTCATATCGGCTTACTTGGTTCTGCTGGGCGCTTATATTCTCAGCAAGGCTTTCCGGCAATTGAGTATTCGCAAGGAAGCACCCGAGCATGTCGGCAAGCTGGCATGTTTCGGCGGATTCATGGATGCAGCGGGTGGCGGCGGCTGGGGGCCGATTGTGACGACAACGCTGGTTGGAACAGGTACCGATCCGCGCACCACGATCGGTTCGGTGAATTTCGCGGAATTTTTTCTGACATTGGCCAGCGCGGCGACGTTTGCGCTGCTGATGGAAACCGACAACTGGCCGCTGATCATCGGTTTGGTTTTCGGCGGTTTGTTTGCGGCGCCTTTTGCCGCCTACCTGTGCAAAAAATTTCATGCACGTACATTGTTGGTCATGGTGGGCGTGCTTATTATTACCATCAGCTTGTTCAATCTGTACAAGGCGCTTATCGCGCTGTAA
- a CDS encoding amino acid permease — protein sequence MIFWRVKSLDAILATAEKKSLHRTLGAWQLTLLGIGAIIGTGIFVLTAEAAQKAGPGMMLSFVIASFVCTVAALCYSELSSMVPVSGSAYTYSYAVLGELVAWLVGWALMLEYSVAASAVAVGWSGYFVGLLQNSLGIEIPFALANGPFAGGIINLPAVFVCMLVIGLLVIGTRESATFNAVLVAIKIAALMLFIALTLPVANLANFQPFLPLGETGVIAAASSIFFAYVGFDAVSTAAEETKDPQRNVPIGLISSLVICTVFYLLISAGAIGAVGAQPLLDEAGKNLIPGSLKLAEQCQSLAAIGQQPLVCSREALASVLREIGWEKIGNLLGFTAFLALPSVVLMMLFGQTRIFFVMSRDGLLPEVLSRIHPRFKTPHIVTYVTGLGVIIAAAFLPVGKLADISNSGTLFAFMIVAFTVMILRIKDKSRTRPFRTPAIWLVGPLAVFGCITLFLFLPADAKLVFPIWSGIGLIFYFLYGYRKSHVARGIDTPTGGEDIISPVRPLADSDPDGTTNSK from the coding sequence ATGATTTTCTGGCGCGTAAAATCACTTGATGCCATCCTGGCTACAGCAGAAAAGAAAAGTCTCCACCGCACCTTGGGTGCATGGCAATTAACGCTATTAGGTATCGGCGCGATTATCGGTACGGGTATTTTTGTTTTGACGGCTGAGGCTGCGCAGAAAGCCGGTCCCGGCATGATGCTTTCCTTTGTCATCGCCAGTTTTGTCTGCACCGTCGCTGCGCTGTGCTATTCCGAACTCTCTTCCATGGTGCCTGTCTCCGGGTCCGCTTATACTTACTCGTACGCAGTACTCGGTGAATTGGTCGCCTGGCTGGTCGGCTGGGCACTCATGTTGGAATATTCCGTCGCCGCCAGCGCGGTCGCAGTCGGTTGGTCGGGCTATTTCGTCGGCTTGCTGCAAAATTCGCTGGGAATCGAAATACCGTTTGCGCTGGCGAATGGTCCCTTTGCCGGCGGGATCATCAATTTACCGGCGGTTTTTGTCTGCATGCTGGTGATCGGGCTGCTGGTTATCGGCACGCGGGAAAGCGCTACTTTCAATGCCGTTCTTGTCGCCATCAAAATTGCCGCGCTGATGCTCTTCATTGCATTAACGCTTCCGGTCGCCAATTTGGCAAACTTTCAGCCGTTTTTACCGCTGGGCGAGACGGGCGTCATCGCAGCGGCATCGTCCATTTTCTTTGCCTATGTCGGCTTCGATGCGGTCTCGACCGCTGCCGAAGAAACCAAGGATCCGCAACGGAATGTACCGATCGGATTGATCAGTTCGCTGGTGATCTGCACAGTCTTTTACTTACTCATTTCAGCCGGTGCAATCGGCGCAGTCGGCGCGCAGCCACTGCTGGATGAAGCCGGTAAAAATCTGATCCCGGGCTCGCTCAAACTGGCCGAGCAATGCCAGTCGCTTGCCGCTATCGGACAACAACCGCTGGTCTGCTCGCGCGAAGCGCTGGCCTCGGTACTGCGGGAGATCGGCTGGGAAAAGATCGGCAACTTACTCGGATTTACCGCTTTTCTGGCACTGCCTTCGGTAGTTCTGATGATGTTGTTCGGCCAAACGCGCATCTTTTTCGTCATGTCGCGCGATGGCCTGCTGCCGGAAGTCTTAAGCCGCATTCATCCGCGCTTCAAAACACCGCATATCGTCACCTATGTTACCGGTCTCGGCGTCATTATTGCTGCGGCTTTCCTGCCGGTCGGGAAACTGGCGGATATTTCCAATTCCGGCACCTTGTTCGCCTTCATGATCGTGGCGTTTACCGTCATGATATTGCGCATCAAAGACAAGAGCCGTACACGCCCATTCAGAACGCCGGCAATTTGGCTGGTAGGCCCGCTCGCAGTATTCGGTTGCATCACACTTTTTCTCTTCCTGCCGGCGGACGCCAAACTGGTGTTCCCGATCTGGTCGGGCATTGGATTGATTTTTTACTTTCTTTACGGTTACCGCAAAAGCCATGTCGCCCGGGGTATCGATACGCCGACCGGCGGTGAAGATATCATCAGCCCGGTACGGCCGCTTGCCGACAGCGATCCGGACGGCACAACAAACAGTAAGTAG
- a CDS encoding chemotaxis response regulator protein-glutamate methylesterase, which yields MKKITVIVVDDSALIRKLLSEIINSQPDMEVIGAAADPLAAREMIRELNPDVLTLDVEMPKMDGLDFLEKLMRLRPMPVVMVSTLTERGSDVTFRALELGAVDFVSKPKIDIAVGLKEYGSEIANKIRIAKSARLKRAAPLQVTKSATADAVLPSISNRIASTEKLIIVGASTGGTEAIKEFLIRMPPDSPGILVTQHMPEGFTKSFANRLNSLCKISVVEAQGGERVLPGHAFIAPGHSHLLLKRSGANYMTELNQGELVSRHRPSVDVLFRSAANCAGKNAIGVILTGMGKDGAAGMLEMHKAGSYNFAQDEASCVVFGMPKEAIAAGGVNEVVSLKDMARSVLAKISSMGSHGNRV from the coding sequence ATGAAAAAAATAACAGTTATCGTTGTTGATGATTCGGCGCTAATTCGTAAGCTATTAAGCGAGATTATTAACAGTCAGCCAGATATGGAAGTTATTGGAGCAGCGGCTGACCCATTGGCGGCACGTGAAATGATTCGGGAATTGAATCCTGATGTGCTGACATTGGATGTCGAGATGCCCAAAATGGACGGGCTTGATTTCTTGGAGAAACTCATGCGCTTGAGGCCCATGCCGGTAGTCATGGTTTCAACTTTAACGGAAAGGGGCTCGGATGTAACGTTTCGCGCACTTGAATTGGGTGCAGTGGATTTTGTGTCTAAGCCGAAAATTGACATCGCAGTTGGATTAAAGGAATACGGTAGTGAAATTGCCAATAAAATTCGCATTGCGAAGTCAGCGAGACTCAAACGAGCGGCACCCCTGCAGGTAACTAAAAGTGCGACAGCCGATGCAGTGTTGCCATCGATTTCAAACCGCATCGCTTCAACAGAAAAGTTGATCATAGTTGGTGCTTCCACGGGCGGTACTGAAGCTATCAAAGAATTTTTAATCCGCATGCCACCTGATTCGCCAGGAATTTTAGTTACTCAGCATATGCCGGAAGGATTCACAAAATCATTTGCCAATCGCTTAAACAGTCTTTGTAAGATATCGGTGGTCGAAGCCCAAGGCGGTGAACGGGTGCTTCCAGGGCATGCATTTATTGCACCCGGGCATTCGCATTTACTGCTGAAACGCAGCGGTGCAAACTATATGACCGAACTAAATCAAGGGGAATTGGTAAGTCGACATCGCCCATCGGTTGATGTACTATTCCGTTCAGCTGCAAATTGTGCGGGTAAGAATGCGATTGGCGTGATCCTAACCGGTATGGGAAAAGATGGTGCTGCTGGAATGTTGGAGATGCATAAAGCAGGCTCTTATAATTTTGCTCAAGATGAGGCCAGCTGTGTTGTTTTCGGAATGCCTAAAGAAGCGATTGCTGCTGGTGGAGTGAACGAAGTTGTTTCTTTAAAAGATATGGCAAGAAGCGTCTTGGCTAAAATCTCAAGTATGGGATCACATGGTAATCGCGTATAG
- a CDS encoding C40 family peptidase, whose product MNRNISRFIILIGISFLLVSCGSLQEKSSFKQDPHPNANKSADHSHIRKALYSQYNEWQGVRYQRGGLSQRGIDCSGFVHLTFKSKLGMHLPRTTIMQSMAGREIGKNDLRAGDLIFFKTGSASKHVGIYLEKNKFLHASEKKGVTISRLDHVYWQSNYWKAVRI is encoded by the coding sequence ATGAACAGGAATATTTCTCGATTTATTATATTGATTGGCATCAGCTTCTTGCTAGTGAGTTGTGGATCGCTTCAAGAAAAATCTTCATTTAAACAAGATCCACATCCTAACGCCAATAAATCCGCAGACCACAGTCACATTAGAAAAGCGCTTTATTCTCAATATAATGAATGGCAGGGTGTGCGATATCAGCGCGGTGGACTCAGCCAGCGCGGTATTGATTGTTCCGGTTTCGTGCATTTGACATTCAAATCGAAGCTCGGCATGCATCTGCCGAGAACAACCATTATGCAATCCATGGCTGGAAGGGAAATTGGGAAAAATGATTTAAGGGCAGGCGACCTGATTTTCTTCAAAACCGGTTCAGCTTCAAAGCATGTCGGAATTTATCTGGAAAAGAATAAGTTTCTGCATGCTTCGGAGAAAAAAGGTGTCACAATATCCCGGCTTGATCATGTTTACTGGCAATCCAATTATTGGAAAGCTGTTCGTATTTAA
- a CDS encoding DedA family protein: MFLIDFILHIDKHLQQLASEYGLWIYGILFLIIFCETGLVVLPLLPGDSLLFAAGSLASLEDSQLNPHVLFAGLSIAGILGDSVNYWIGNRMGPKVFSSQESRFFKREYLEKTRAFYLKYGVKTIIIARFIPIIRTFAPFVAGIGTMPYRTFIVYNIVGAVLWVGTFIYAGFYFGQLPMVQQNFKLIILAIIILSITPPVIEYLKHRSKK; this comes from the coding sequence ATGTTTCTTATTGATTTCATTCTTCACATCGACAAGCATTTGCAGCAACTGGCTTCCGAATATGGGTTATGGATTTACGGTATTCTTTTTTTGATTATATTTTGCGAGACTGGGCTCGTCGTTTTGCCGCTTTTGCCGGGCGATTCCTTATTATTCGCCGCTGGTTCGCTGGCGTCGCTGGAAGACTCGCAGCTTAATCCGCATGTCTTGTTCGCCGGGTTGAGCATTGCCGGTATTTTGGGGGATTCTGTGAATTACTGGATCGGCAATAGGATGGGGCCGAAAGTGTTCTCCTCACAGGAATCCCGCTTCTTTAAACGCGAATACCTGGAAAAAACACGCGCTTTCTATCTCAAATATGGAGTCAAAACGATCATCATCGCGCGCTTTATTCCCATCATCCGCACATTTGCACCGTTTGTTGCCGGGATCGGCACGATGCCGTACCGCACTTTTATCGTGTATAACATCGTCGGTGCCGTGTTATGGGTCGGAACGTTTATTTACGCCGGATTTTATTTCGGACAACTGCCGATGGTGCAGCAAAATTTCAAACTCATCATTTTGGCAATCATCATTCTTTCGATAACACCACCGGTAATCGAATATCTCAAACACCGCTCCAAAAAATAG
- the tnpA gene encoding IS200/IS605 family transposase — MRDVVEKASHCAWQIHYHIVFPVQYRRGLLDEAVVRIIMLTAKEIEERYDIEFGQIGCDKDHVHILCTAHPKIAPGQIVRIFKSITAWELFKKKPDLKRDLWGGEFWTDGYYVATVGERADWGVVERYVKNQGKPKEELRQLELF; from the coding sequence ATGCGAGATGTTGTAGAGAAAGCGAGCCACTGTGCATGGCAGATACATTATCACATTGTATTTCCTGTGCAATACAGGCGTGGACTGTTAGACGAAGCGGTTGTAAGAATTATTATGCTGACAGCGAAAGAGATAGAAGAACGATACGACATTGAGTTTGGGCAGATAGGTTGTGACAAAGATCACGTACATATACTTTGTACGGCCCATCCTAAAATTGCACCGGGTCAGATTGTTAGGATATTCAAAAGCATAACAGCGTGGGAATTGTTTAAGAAGAAGCCGGATTTGAAACGAGATTTGTGGGGTGGTGAGTTTTGGACAGATGGCTATTATGTTGCAACTGTAGGGGAAAGAGCGGATTGGGGTGTAGTTGAGCGTTATGTAAAGAATCAAGGCAAACCAAAAGAAGAGCTGCGTCAACTTGAGCTTTTCTAA
- a CDS encoding DUF4389 domain-containing protein, with amino-acid sequence MNEEIKQRLQTKEIWQRGLFMLFFMFVYGFSNSLTIGIMFFQFATLIVTGKTNEFLLGFSQSLSIYIHQTISFMTFNSEQHPFPFSTWPSGNVPR; translated from the coding sequence ATGAACGAAGAAATTAAACAGAGACTGCAAACAAAGGAAATCTGGCAACGTGGCCTTTTTATGCTTTTTTTCATGTTTGTCTACGGTTTTTCTAATTCGCTGACTATCGGTATCATGTTTTTTCAATTTGCCACATTGATAGTAACCGGAAAAACAAACGAATTTTTGCTTGGATTTAGTCAGAGTTTAAGCATTTATATCCATCAGACCATTAGCTTCATGACTTTTAACAGCGAGCAACATCCATTTCCGTTCAGTACATGGCCAAGCGGCAACGTACCGCGGTGA
- a CDS encoding MMPL family transporter, which produces MTTPAETSHSRIHAIFARWTTFSYHYALWVLLAALLVAIASGLYVARNLGMNTDTAEMLSEELPFRVNLKRYNESFPQDIDTLLIVLDAPTPEQVRVAAENLAVRLKQDPEHFYDVYSPRVDDFTARNGLLYQSIPELERITDSLAAAQPLITRINRDPSLTAFADVLTSAVDELNKGRNIELRPVLNGVNATLAARLNGSPRALSWQTMFSGEAQKNTYQELIIVKPRLDFSQLFPAEQSIAALHAAAESVGITAGSPVKLRITGEVALAEEELNSSLRGMEYAGIITFVLVGVVLFFAMRNGGLILNVLVCLLMGLILTATFATAVVGHLNLISIAFAVLYIGLGADFAIHFLLRYREVLENNHSPAEAIYISGGDAGAALTACTVTNAIGFYAFMPTDYSGVAELGIISGTGMIVSLLVTLIIGPALLRYLPRKMAAKPAAKSAVGKALELSLKWHKLTYALTLAATVAALIILPQVRFDYNLLNMQDPQGGAVQTFRELLAEPDLTPWHIAVLADNRQETDNLAKRLAELPEVNKVVTVLDFVPDQQEEKLSLIQEMALTIGPIAATPPPQVQIASDAILVEQYKSLRRLVAALERFAAQHPEHPAAVTASALKSSLARLFAELDKVGSNEKSKLLYAVEDDLLAMLPLALQSLRTATEAGIFDEQDLPAAFRDRWHSESGGYRLAVYPKEDLNDNDALRRFVRAVQQVAPHAIGVPVISLEAGEAVVQAFIQAFSLALIGVIVILLVLLRSIKYTLLVLLPLLLSSLFTTAFTILLDVPFNFANIIALPLLLGLGIDSSLHMVYRSINNELVSEILIHTSTARAIFYSALTALVDFASLMFSAHVGTASMGILLTVGLAFTLVCTLIILPALLRAPATQAKASA; this is translated from the coding sequence ATGACGACACCAGCGGAAACTTCACATAGCCGTATTCATGCCATATTTGCGCGTTGGACCACATTCTCCTATCACTATGCGCTGTGGGTATTGCTGGCAGCGTTATTGGTGGCGATTGCCAGTGGTTTGTATGTGGCGCGAAATCTGGGTATGAATACCGATACCGCCGAGATGCTTTCCGAAGAATTGCCGTTTCGCGTCAATTTGAAGCGTTACAACGAATCATTCCCGCAGGACATCGATACCCTGCTCATTGTGCTGGATGCCCCGACGCCGGAACAGGTGCGTGTGGCGGCAGAGAATCTGGCAGTACGCCTGAAGCAAGATCCAGAGCATTTTTACGATGTGTACTCTCCCCGGGTGGATGATTTTACCGCGCGCAATGGATTGCTTTATCAAAGCATTCCGGAACTCGAACGAATCACGGATAGTCTGGCCGCGGCACAACCGTTAATCACGCGCATTAACCGGGATCCTTCGCTGACGGCTTTTGCGGACGTGCTGACCAGCGCGGTGGATGAATTGAACAAGGGACGGAACATCGAATTGCGTCCCGTGCTGAACGGCGTCAACGCGACACTGGCAGCGCGGCTGAATGGTTCACCCCGGGCATTGTCATGGCAGACCATGTTCAGCGGCGAAGCGCAAAAGAATACTTACCAGGAACTCATCATCGTCAAACCAAGGCTCGATTTTTCCCAGCTGTTTCCAGCTGAGCAATCGATTGCCGCTTTGCATGCCGCGGCGGAGAGCGTCGGAATTACCGCAGGTAGCCCGGTGAAATTGCGCATTACCGGTGAAGTGGCTCTGGCAGAGGAAGAACTCAACAGTTCGCTGCGCGGTATGGAGTATGCCGGGATCATTACGTTCGTATTGGTCGGCGTGGTGTTGTTTTTTGCGATGCGCAACGGCGGACTCATCCTCAATGTGCTGGTTTGCCTGCTGATGGGATTAATTTTGACCGCCACATTCGCCACTGCCGTGGTCGGTCATCTGAATCTGATTTCCATCGCCTTTGCGGTACTGTATATCGGTCTTGGCGCGGATTTCGCGATCCATTTTCTGTTGCGCTACCGTGAAGTGCTGGAAAATAATCATTCCCCGGCTGAAGCCATTTACATATCGGGTGGCGACGCCGGGGCGGCACTGACCGCGTGTACGGTTACCAATGCGATCGGTTTCTACGCTTTCATGCCGACCGACTACAGCGGCGTGGCCGAACTCGGCATCATTTCCGGCACCGGCATGATCGTCAGCTTGCTGGTCACCCTGATCATCGGTCCGGCATTGTTACGTTATTTGCCGAGAAAGATGGCAGCGAAACCGGCCGCAAAGAGCGCTGTAGGCAAGGCGCTGGAATTATCCCTGAAATGGCACAAGCTGACTTACGCGTTGACATTGGCGGCTACGGTTGCCGCGTTGATCATCTTGCCGCAGGTGCGATTCGATTACAATTTGCTGAATATGCAGGATCCGCAAGGCGGCGCAGTGCAGACATTCCGTGAACTGCTGGCCGAACCTGATCTGACGCCCTGGCATATTGCGGTACTGGCTGACAATCGCCAGGAAACCGATAATTTGGCTAAACGCCTGGCGGAATTACCGGAAGTGAACAAGGTTGTTACGGTACTGGATTTTGTTCCTGATCAGCAGGAAGAAAAGCTTTCGCTGATTCAGGAGATGGCACTGACGATTGGGCCGATTGCCGCTACCCCGCCGCCGCAAGTCCAGATAGCCAGCGATGCGATTCTGGTCGAGCAATATAAATCCTTGCGAAGACTGGTTGCGGCATTGGAACGGTTTGCCGCCCAACATCCCGAGCATCCTGCCGCGGTCACAGCGAGCGCTTTAAAGTCGTCGCTGGCGCGTTTGTTCGCAGAACTGGATAAAGTCGGCAGCAATGAGAAAAGTAAATTATTGTACGCCGTGGAAGACGATCTGTTGGCCATGTTGCCATTGGCATTGCAAAGCCTGCGCACGGCCACGGAAGCCGGTATTTTCGATGAACAAGATCTGCCGGCGGCGTTCCGCGACCGTTGGCATAGCGAATCCGGCGGATACCGTCTGGCGGTTTATCCCAAAGAAGATCTGAACGATAATGATGCGCTGCGGCGTTTTGTCCGTGCGGTGCAGCAAGTGGCGCCGCATGCCATCGGTGTGCCGGTGATCAGCTTGGAAGCGGGTGAAGCCGTGGTGCAAGCGTTTATTCAAGCGTTTTCATTGGCGCTGATCGGCGTGATCGTCATCCTGCTGGTTTTGCTGCGCAGTATCAAATATACCTTGCTGGTGCTGCTGCCGTTGCTGCTGTCGAGTTTGTTCACCACCGCATTCACCATTCTGCTGGACGTTCCCTTTAACTTTGCCAATATCATTGCGTTGCCGCTGTTGCTGGGTCTCGGTATCGACAGCAGCTTGCACATGGTGTATCGCAGTATCAATAATGAACTGGTGAGTGAAATTCTGATTCACACCAGCACCGCGCGGGCGATTTTCTATAGTGCACTGACCGCACTGGTTGACTTTGCCAGTTTGATGTTTTCGGCGCATGTAGGTACGGCGAGCATGGGGATTCTGCTGACGGTAGGGCTGGCATTTACGCTCGTTTGCACGCTGATTATTTTACCGGCTTTGCTGCGCGCTCCGGCCACTCAGGCTAAAGCGAGTGCATGA